The genomic DNA CCTGACTGAAAACCCacacttcttggcatatttaaCATACATTGAATAACAATCATCAAGGCTTGAGAATATCATATCCTTTCTGGGCTTTAATTCTTCACTGACGTCAGGAATGATAAATGGTAATCCAGTTTTGGGGCAATGCCTTTGACTCGAGGAAGAGGCTTCGTCTGAGAAAACACAGGGAGGAacagaaaaatcagaaaaacaGAGTGATGTCTCGAAATAACATTAAacattaaaacgccaaaaaacctaaacccccccaccccccaccctcccgaaaacctaaaactaaaccctaaacataaacccgaaaaaaacctaaccccccacccccacctcccaaaaacctaaacccccctcccccccacacccaaaacctaatcctaatcctaaacctccaaaaaaactaaccctaaaagctaaactagaatcaaaaagctaattttaagcatgtaatgcacattgtagtacatgttatattgcacatgtgcactactataataatagtattgaaaacaagacgacaccataaatctttttttatgtcataaaaaatatgctcgaatatacttgaatgaaagataagaaaatttgtgatcttatggtgccatttttgttttaaaatgataacgtatggagaaatgggaaatgtttgaaaagttatatattttttgtttcaattttacccctccttcattaaaagtcttccccccccctcctttttagtgggttttagttagttttctagttttcacaataactagtggttttcatttgaaccttcccctatatatatatatatgagggaCAAAAATGGTCATTTGTCACTTTTTCAACATTTACAACATCTGAAGCATCATGTACAAACGATTAAAGCACACCAACCTTTAAAGTGAATTTCTGGCGGCCAATATTGTTTTACTCCAAAATTTGAATCCCCTCTCATCTCCACCTCCAAGATGAAAAAACCctaattcaaatttcaaatcaAACACACCTCTTCTCTTAAACCCACCTCTTCTCTTCCTTCGTTCTCTCTCTTTTTTAAATTCCAGATGGATCTACTATCTCTTTAGTGATTCACCCTTAAATCAAATAAGAACAAGAAATCAATTTGTTTCCTTATGTCGATTCAAGCTTGCGCTGTGTTATTGGTGGTAGCATATGGTGATGGCGGAAGATTCTAGGATTCTGGTGTTTAAGCAACATCAGAGAAGGCGGCCAAGTATCAGGGTTTCGGCCGTCAGTCTACAAAATGGTAAacttttattcattttttttataCTTGATTTATTGAAGAAGATCGATGCTGTGGTGGTTTTTTGTGATGATCTGATCTGGTTATGTAGAATCGGGGCTTGCAACTCTGTTTGAAGTGCGTCTTTCCGTTTGATTTTCTTGGTAGAAGAGGATATCCGCCATGTTTTTTTCTTAGGGTTTTTTAGTTGTCTGCTGattgttaatttaaaaaaaaaaattgcaactTGATTTGAAGCATTACATGTTTGTTTTAGCAGAGATCTTCGTGTGGGTAATCTTTATATagatttttgtatattttttggTTTTACGTTTTTGTACTTtattagggtttttgataaaATTGGGGTTTTTATATGATTTTCATATATAACAATTGAAGCTTTGGTGTAGGGTGTTCTTCAGATTAGTTAAATGGCTTTCGGAAATTTGATAGCAAACCTGATAACCGACCCTTATTTGCAGATTGAGCAAGGTTTGCCATTTAGGTGCTGATAATACATTGATTACAAGGTAAAGTTAGCTGAGTAATGATGCAGTTTCAGATTTGTAGCTTGATTATTCATTATCAAATTAGTTTGGTCTATAATTTGTATATATTCTGTTGATTACAGTTGGTTTTGATGCAAATTTGATGTATTTATTCTATCTATTTCTACAAAAAATATGTTAGATCCTTGAATAGTTCGTAGTTTAAAGTGTTGATTACCGTGGAGGGTGGACATAAAGAACGAAAGACTGGAAATTGCACCAGCAAGGGAATCTAGGGGCTGAAATTAATGACTCACTGGATCATGATATGGCAATGTAAAGTTCATATCTTTAATTAATATCAAATTGATAATATTTAAACATCCCAATTTGAACCgaacctgttttgacccgtttgcagGCTTGTTTTTTTAATACAATTATGGTCATCACACTTATCATAAGGTAATGGGTAATACAATTATGAATCTAGATTTGTTCGTACGAATTCCAGCAATGGCAATTCCGGCAACGGCGGCGGAATAGTTATGGAGCGGTTGAGACGTATAATGTTGCTGCGAGTTCGAGTAACAGGAGGAGTAGTTATTGTAATGGTTTAATACGGATGATTTGAGTACGAGTTCGAAAAGTTCGGAAACCGGTGCGTATAGAGGTTATTCGCCGTTGTTCGGTGGTGGTCATAGAGGTAGGAAACTGCCTGTGATGGTGCAGTTTCATGGGGGTGGGTTTGTGACAGGGAGTTGTGATTTGGCAGCGAATGATGTGTTTTGTTGGAGTATTGCGAAAGTGTGTGATGTGATTGTGGTGGCGGTTGGGTATAGGCTGGCGCCTGAGGATCGGTATCCGGCTGCGTTTGAGGATGGGGTGAAAGTGATGCATTGGTTGGCAAAGCAAGCGAATTTGGCGGAGTGTGGGAAGTCGTTGGGGAAGAAGGTTGAGTCGAGAAAGGCGGATTATTCAAGGGCATGTTGTGGATGTGTTTGGGGCTTCTTTAGTGGAGCCTTGGCTAGCTGCACATGGAGATCCATCTAGGTAGATTCTTGATATTTCTTCATAATTAATAGTTGAATCCTCAGTTATTAGAAATTAGCACTCTAGATATTAATGTTGTTTCATGTTAATGATTGACTTAAATAATCACATAAATGAATCTACAACACCAAGTATGCTAAGCAACGAGTGTTAACCGTGTTATTAGGTAGTGTAGGTGGTGCTTTGATCCAAAAATCTAGGTAATATGCCTTAATTGAAATGCTGACGATGGAATTGTCATTATAATCGAATATGAAGCTTAACTGACTAACTGTATGTACGAAACATTGCTGTTTTTCTAAAATATTTTCTTGATTTAGGGCTGACCATCCTCTGAACTGCTTCTCTGGTTGTGCACTTGCACAGGGGTCAGAGGATGCTTATGACTAGGGGTGGCAATTCTGACCCAAACTAATATATCGATGCAAATCAGATTGTTGAAATTAGTCAGCTTTATGATGTTTAGAATGTTATGAAATTTATTATATAGTGTTTGTTTATATAGTTCTAGCTGATTTGTTGAGGAAATTGAAGAATGGATTCATGTACGGTTTATAACTTTGGATCATTGTGGTAGGTTTTGTTGCTAATCGACTGTGTTTGTGTGAAGATTTGTAATTAATCAGTAGAGACATTAAGTAATTGTTGTGGATTTTGGATTAGTGTAAAGAGTTTATTAGTTTTCTGTTTCATTAACTACTGTTGATGTTGTTATTATATAATATTACAAAAAGCAACTTGAGGTTTGTATCCATTCTTTAAAAGTCACGACGGTTTTATATACATACTTACTAAAAGGAATAATCGTCATGAGATCCAATCTGTTCGGGTGATTGACGTGACTTTTTCGCAAGACGCCGGTTCGAATCTCCTTGACACCGTTTTCCCATTCCTTTTTTACTTTTACTTGCCACATGAATTAATAAATTCTCTTGGTTCAACATTCCACCGTTTCATTATATATGGATTAATAGCACCGCTTGACCTTTAATTCCATGGAGTGGGTCGGTACTTCCAAATTCCAAGTAAACACCCATGTCTACcatattattaaataaatacaTACAAATTAGAATTAACAAAATCAAGTGTAATAAAACATTGACATGCAATTCGAAATTGGCATCGATTACTTTTGCTTTGCGAAGTGGTGAAAACTAAACATGTAGTACATTTGAATGCGCGCTGTCCGACTCACACGGAACCGTTGTCTCCTTTCATTATTAATACAATACAAATTATTAACCGCTATTTTCATAAATCGCATCCTATCCGAACATGCAACCGTTGTATCCCACATATCATTGCAACCCCTCCGAACAACAACCGTCGGATCCCTTCATAATTCTATATATGCGGGATAACAACCACCCCATGAAAACTCAGCCACAACAACGGACGAAACTCTCCATTGGCCGGAAAAAAAGGATCCAAAGCACATCACTTGGTTTGTGGTTCATGAGGATGCAATTCAATTCGATTGACGAAGATTTCAGTTGTATGCATTGAGTGTAACGGAGCGACGAGGATGCGAAAGGGGTTCGATGACCACCAGGAGGGAGAAGGCGATGCTATCGGTGGTGTACCGAAGAGGGGTTGTTGGCCACAACCATGAAGGAAACGGAGTGTTGAAGCGCCGATAGTTACAGATCCGGAGATGAAAACCGTAGGTTTGATTATGTTTTTTGTGTTCGATGATTGCCGTTTGCCGTTTGCCGTTCGTCTCACGGTAGTGACAGTGAGATGGTGAAAAGTTTGGTATGTGACAATTTTATTGTTCGTATCACATTGTTACCACGTCTCACTGTATATTTagaattataaaattaaattgtaTCATCATTGTTGTttacttttttcttttttttttaatcagaGTTAACCTTTGAAACTCATTTAACCAAAATAATTTGATTGtaaaatatgttttagttgaTTCTTAAATAAAAGTAGAATACCCAACTATTTTTTAAGGTTGAATTTGCACCCAAAGTTTCccaaccatttggtgaaaaatttTCATTCATATCATATTCAGTTTAACcagtttttttctttttaataaatTTGCCCTAAATTTTAACGAATTTTCCTTCCGAATAAAGTTAGGATTCTTTTAATTTTCAACGAATTTTCTTTTACGACATGGTGGATTTTTAGTGATTTTGCTTTATTTTAATAGAAAGTTTCGAAAAATATTAAAGTCACACCGCATTGCATTGGTTCATGttaagattttttttataaagattTAACACTCTCTCCTTAACATGTGGGTTGGTGTTAACGTTTTGTCTTACCTTTTTCTACGACCGGTCGTGTCATGAAAGAGTTAGTTTGGTTTAGGTCATAGTGGGACGTGTTAAATAATCATAGAATATGACAATCTTACAAATGGGTTTAATctcttatgtttttttttttgtttaattagGTTTTGCTATTGTTGTATTGTTACGTCGATCTAAAATAAATTTACTTTTAAATGGATCTTTGGGGGATATTGAATTTTTGTTATGACGGTATGTTGAAACGTGTAACATATGTAATCGATAAAATGTGTTATTTCTGCCTACATTTGTATTTTTAGATAGATGCTGATGTAGGTATGTGAAATTGTGTTTCAGTTAATTTTTTCAAGAAACACCTTTGTGTCTGTTATGGTCACATGGGTTTTCTTCGCAACATAACTTTCCACAGTTAAACACATGTTGTGCCCATCTTTTGATATGGTGCCTTTTAAGTTTTAACCTTAGGTTGACAAATTTGATTTTGGCGAAAATCACACATAAAAAATTGCTACAAAGTTTAGTTTTGTTGCCGGATTTTGTAATTTTTGTTAGAAGAATTGAAAATTAaccctcttttggatgcaatctGTGAATAGAAAAATCATACTGAAGAAATCAGTTTCaacatcccgccgcaacgcgcgggttaacGTCAACTTGTTAATTACAATAATCAAATGCTTCTTCGTTGTATTCCTGTTCTTGATCCACTGCTGAGTAATTTTGAGACTTCTTTTCATGTTTGTTAGTTTTGGATGAAGTGGTTAGGAGGCTGTTTTAATTGATGTAGTTTGTGCTTTGATTGTGGTTTAAGTTCATAACAAAAATGACAGAACGTCTAAAAGATTATATAGACTAAAATGATCAACGTTTTATTAAGGTTAATAGAAAGTTAAAATCATAGAGAAAAACTAAAATTGTTAAAACATTTTAGTTAGCAAAATTAGTAAAAGCTCTACGAAAATTCATAAAGAAATCAAAATGGCATAAATGTTAATATTCACACACCCTCTGCAGTGACGGATCTAGACTTGTTTTGAGAGTTCAGATGAACCCACTTGGTTTGAAAAAAAATGGGAATAAATAGTGAACCTTGTATGGTGTGAAATAAAATTAGTGATAATCTAACAAAACGAGCCCACTGGAAAACATTTTGGATCCGCCACTGCCCCTCTCCTCTAATGCAAAGAATTATTTATCCGTACAATGTCTCTACTTCTTTTATATCTTAATTGAATGCCAACTCATCTTTTCAACAAtttccttttattttttttaataaatccaaatatacatataaatttatGATCGTCAAGACACAGATACACTATAGATAATCGGTCTTGATTtaatttcacaaaaaaaaaaaaaaatatttaagttCATGATCATCAAGACATGAATACACTACCGGTATCAATCTTGATTTAATATCATAATAATACTTGATATGTAAAAGCGTTAAAggttttaaaattatttatataaCTTAAGTGATGCAAAAAGTTGTAAAGTTTGTGTATCCAAATTATATTAAGACAATGAGTTTTATTGTTCATAATTAAGCAAGAATTTTATCTATAAtattataaaaaggagaagtgatgtactCAAATGTAATTTTACATCACATACAACTTTAAAGGCAATATGTACAAATAAGAACAACACATTTGAGATGGATATAATAGTAAATAACATTAATTTTTAAGACACTAGAGGGATATAATGGTAAATTAATAATGCCCCTATAATTAAAATCTAGACTTCTTTTCCATCTTTACCCTTTTGACCCTTTCACTTTCACTACCCACTGTTAGCTGGGTTCCTATCAAAGTTCGCATTTTGGCATGGCGCGCTAGTTTGGAAAGATTACCGACGTTGTGTTCCTTGGCTAGGCGAAATATAAATGTGGGCTCAGTGATGTGTCCTTTGTGTGGTTTTCTTGAAGAGACTGCCGAACACCTGTTTATCTCTTGCGGGTTTGCCCAAACCGTGTGGCAAATTATATCACAGTGGTGTAAAATCCAGCCTATCTTTGCTTTCCAAATCAAAGACATTTTTGACTTACAAGAATATGTGGAGGGATCGAAGCATAAAAAGAAGGCAATCCAGGCGATCGGGCTCACAGCTCTATGGTGCATCTGGATAAACAGAAATAAGGCGGTCTTCGAACAGGCTCAGCTCTCACTTCAGAAGGTTATTGGAGACATAAAAAATCTCAGCTTCCTGTGGGTTAAAGCGCGATCAAGAAAGGTGGAACTTGACTGGGAAATATGGGGAGGTTTTAAGATGAAAGAAGTTGGATGGTAGCATTGGTCTGTGATGTTGATATCTGTATATTTTTTTGGTGATCTTTGTATCTGGTGGCTGCTAGCTTCCTGCTAGCAGGTTGATTAATGGAGAATTTTgtttgcctttcaaaaaaaagttaCTACTCtttatttctttaattttttttttttgaatggctaaacTTGCATGCCATAggaattgaacccatgacctccacCTTTATTTCTTTAATACTAATCAAATCGCACCAGCCACCTTAACTCTCAGAATTGATTTTCTCATTTAACTCTAGCCTTCAATTGAGAATTTAGGGCCTTAAGTTAAAGTCGTCTCTTCAAATCCCTACTTTCTTCCTTTCTTGCTACCATCTATCCAATTTAATGCTCTTAAAGGTCTGCGATTGAGCTTTGCCCTTTCAAGCCAATATATTGACAAGCCGGCCATGGAAACTAGCCGTAAACGTTTGCACCTTAATCTCCATCTTATCAGGTTTGAAGCCTCTGTCTCCCTTTAATTTCGGTTTAatttccattttttattattttgatctcATTGTCAAGTAGGACCCTACATAAGATGTTGGTTTATGCTTTGTATGGTGAGGCCCCATGTTTTTGTATAACCTTTTATATAGAACCGATATATCCAAGTGATTTGTTTTATAAGCTGAGATTATGGGGCTAAATTAACTCACGTTGTCTTTGAAATTTTGCATACAAGGTGCTCGATGAAATGCGGCGGCCAGAGCCAGTGCAGGAGATGGAACCGGGGTGGCATCAGAAGAGCCGAAAGGTGTCGTTTGTTTGTATTCTCATATGGAACTATTGTGGTTGACAATAGCGCTATTTTCAAAAACATCATGGATCTCAGttgtatgtttttaatatattagAATCAAATTCCTTGTTTCTTTGTTTCTTTGTGATGATGCTTTTATTCATTGAATTAGGTATCGAATGGCAAGTTAATCAGGTGAGCGCTACTAGATGTAATATTATTGTGCGAGTAAGAAAAGTTATGTTTGAAGAAGAGGCCTGGCAAATCCTTAGTGTCACCGAGCAATATGGGAAGAAACTGAACAGCCAAGTGAATGCTGTGCGAGTAAGCAAAGTTGTCATTGAAATTTTTGTTTAATGACTTTATGTTTATATTGTTGgcctttttgttgatttttacaAAGTTTTGTATTCTTTTAtctgtgaattttggctacaggatGCTTACTTTCAGTTGAGTTCTATAGAATTATAAAGATGTAACAGTGAAGTTATTATTAAACCAAGTATGACATACTTCTTTGCTTAAAAGAATAGAAAAAGATAGTTATTTTTATGGGCCAGACTTTGATAATTGAATCATGAAGTCTTTTATTTGTTATGTGTGCTTCATGTGTTGTcatatattttgtttaaatcatgtgttcttgaaaattctaaaaaaatatcGTGGGAAATTTACCCTATTTTTCCGTAGTTTCAGGGCTTCTATTGTgagttcaaatatatgtatatctTATTATAAAGTTAACAATGTTACAAAAGATAGCTAAAACATGATCACTTTGTTTGTTGTGTGGCTGCAAGAACATATAGGTCTAATGCGGTTAGTGAGGACTGGTCCGTGGGTTCATATGAACCCTACTGGAGGAAAAACACCAGCTTCTCACCTTCCCCACCACCAAGTTGGGATTTTTGGTTCCAAAATGAAGGCAGGTCATTTGGCTCTCAAGAGGGAACTCGATTATATGGTTCGTGTCGAACAGTAGATGAAGTAGGAGCTGGTTTAGGGGAATTTTTTTACCCAACCATCGGCATTCTACTTCTGATGGATTTGGGTCGTTTTTTTGGTAGTCTGTCTGAATGATCACCACCTCAGAAGTGCACTCCTATGGTACAAGAAGCTAGCCTTGATGAATTTGCTAATTCGACAAAAAGATATATTATTGATACTTGATTAACTCTTGGTATGGTGTTTGCGATATTATCGTAGTATGTGCTTAATGTTTTCTCGTGTGTTAAATGAGGTATAGATAAGAAGATATATATGCTAAGTTAATATGATTGCTTTTACCAACGTGTTTACTTATAAGTTATAACTTGATCTGCCTTTCCAAGGTAACTGTTTTGATTCATTTACTTAATAATAACTTACTCTTGGTTATAGCTATATGGGATAAATTAAAAACTTAGTTAATATGAAACTGGTCACTGGCTCAGAAGTTGCTTCACCGCTTATCTGATAATCCTCtaaattaatttataaaaaatcTATCATTATTGGTATAATAGTTTATATAATAATCATTAATCATCTATATTAGTAATCGAAAAAAGTGTGCTGATAAGTGCGTAAACCTGACCCGTTTTAACTGCTTATATTTTGATGATTCTATATGTTATTATGTTTATCTGATCATGTGTCTATATTATGCTGTCatcttttatttaaaatttgatttCTAATTATGAAGTGGTTTCAAGAAACCTTTTAAATGTTAATCTAGCTAATCAGGTAACAATATTAAATAGTGCAAGACATGCTAATAAATCTGTTTTGATGAAATCTGTTGAAGATAGTTTTATAAATATACTGTCATGCATTTCTATTCAGTTTCATCTCTTAACAAGATACAATTGAAGGGTTTTTCTTTTCTACACT from Helianthus annuus cultivar XRQ/B chromosome 7, HanXRQr2.0-SUNRISE, whole genome shotgun sequence includes the following:
- the LOC110918415 gene encoding uncharacterized protein LOC110918415, whose translation is METSRKRLHLNLHLIRCSMKCGGQSQCRRWNRGGIRRAERCRLFVFSYGTIVVDNSAIFKNIMDLSCIEWQVNQVSATRCNIIVRVRKVMFEEEAWQILSVTEQYGKKLNSQVNAVRVSKVVIEIFV